A segment of the Manihot esculenta cultivar AM560-2 chromosome 13, M.esculenta_v8, whole genome shotgun sequence genome:
TAAGCCTCTTAATGGAAGACATAGTGCAACCTTCCAGAATGGTGTTGGCTTTGACAATGGGAATGGGTTATGGTGTGGAGAACAAGGTTTTGCTATTGGAGGTCATGAACGGCAAAGTCAATTAAATGGGTACCTTTCAGAATTGGCTGCAGCAGCTTTTGTTTGTAAAGTAAGTTACTGATGGATGCTTTTAAATGAATGTCTGGTATCACCTTTTTAACATTTTAGAGCcttctttaaattaaattagatattGAAATGGATTCAATCCATGATGTGTTTTGATCCCAAATATTGTTTTACAACCTTCTCTCCATGTATGtttccttttcctcttctataTTCTGTAATATTTACGTGAAAAATAATTGAAGTTGACCCTTCTGCTGATGTGCACTAAGACTGGAGCATTGCCAACAGTTACTGAAGGTAGTAATTTCTGTTGTTTTAGAGAGGAGTAAGCCTTTGGTAACCCTTTTTCAGGCTTGCATATGTTAGGCATTTGTAATAATGGGCTAAAAAGAAACACTAAACTAAAAATTCCACATgaatataaataaacaaatgaaTGAGCAATAACTAACATAAAAGAGAATGCAACACCATAGTGTATATCTGATATAAGAATCTATAAGATAATTCTTGTTTATTCAAAAAgaactttttttttcctcttgaaAATAAACTATCCCTCATCAGTCTTTAATAGCATTTAGCATGTGAACTTCATTTAGCTATATAATGCAGAGGCTGGTGTTGATTGGAAACAGTTATTTTGAATGTTTAAAACTAAATGTGTTATGAGAGATGATTATTAAATGAAATCTTTGGAAATCTTGTTTTgtgtttcaattattttttctgTTTGGTTTGGTGTCTATCTGCGTATTAATTTTTGTGCTATATTTTCAGGGAGGCGTTCAAAGAGTACATCTTTTAGATGGGACAATTGGTGGTGTTCTATTGTTGGAGCTTTTTAAAAGAGATGGGATGGGGACAATGGTCGCTAGGTATGTGGTCACTTACTAATCCAATGCTGACTTAACTATTCAATAACAATATTCTGAACAGTGTGCATTCCTTATTATTATCTTCCTCTCCTTGATGCATGTCATGTTCAAATGTTAGAATTTCCATATTCATTGTTCATTTGTCAGGAGCATATGATTTTTTAGTTGCTTAGCTATTGGCTTTTGTGTTGCATCTTCTAATTACAAGAGGCTGACCGCTGACATAATGCTTTTAGCTTGAACGGGTAATATGCCCTAATATTTTAGCCTCCAATTCactatttatttctattttgttAAACCATTTCAACTTTAATTAGTAGTTTGAACCTATCAAGGCTGATTATCGTAAATGTGGAAACCTCAGTGAAAGTGAGAGCTAAAGTAAAGTGAATTAGAAAGAAAGTTTCCCTCCCTTGGTTAGCAAGATGAAGTGATTCTGCAGCATATAATTgagtagcttccaggtttataTCCTTTTCATTTAGGAAATTGTTTTAGTTTTCATCATCAATATTGGCTTACTCTGCATcatttgtttgcatgtattCAGCAAAGGTGGCATCTGCATTAAAATACTCTGAGAAGTAGATTGATTAGATTTCTCCTCTGAGGAAGTTTGGTAACCTATTCTGTTAAACTGGTTTATTTTCTCCCCCCCTATACTGCTTAGTCCAGTCCTCTGCTTCCCGGTTCCTGTTATAGTTCTCTCTTATGTGATAAAATGGCCAAAAAATGTCGATTTGTGATGTTGATAACATGACCACAGTTGATACAACTAAAAGTACCGTATGAAGTTGAAGAAGCACGCAAAGGTCCTCCTATGatattttgttcttttttttaaatcctTTATATTTTCCTCCCTTCTTCCTTCCTCTCTTGTTCATTTGgcctttgaaatttgaaatataattgataggaaagttaaaaaataatatgaaataaatgtgaattcattttttttcccACTTTCTAAACTGGGAACTTCTTTTTCTATGGACTACTTTTATAGGTCGCAAAGCATAAATGTTAAATATCTGATATGATCCAGTTTATTGTGTTGGACATATATAAGCCGGCCGTGGAGCTCCAGTAGAAGTTCATGATTTTAGTGAGTGGTTTTctaatatgttatgaagctctCTGATCAAGTGTTGCAAAGTCTGAATTGTCAGAAGGCATATTAGAAATACTATTAGCCAGTCCTCACCTGCTAGCCTGAACTCTTAGGTTATTCTTTAATGCATCAGATAAATTATAAATCCAATAAATgttgtctttattgatgataacTTAATTAAAGCTAATGAATACTTATGGAATCTAGTGACATTGATCCAATAGAACATAGCTAAGGTTGTCATGTAGAACAAATTTTTAGAAGACTAGGATCTGCTTGCATTGCGCTACAAGTTGCACCAGCTATTTATCTTGTAAAGTTGGATTTATGTAGTTGTCACCAACTAGTTGGGGTTAAGGTTTAATTGACCTGGATTAGACTTGAATTAGGTTTTCATGAGCTAAACAGCTTcatttttaaagatttattcCAGATATTTGGAATCTGAAATGAGTTCATCCACCTGATTAAAGTGATGTTATTGTGATATGATATAATAAGTTGCTAACTCACACTTCAGATCTTATCCATTCAATCACTGACATTGGATTTAATATCTTGTGTGCTTAGTGATGTTTATGAAGGAACTCGGATGGCAAGGGTGACTGATCTCTCTGGAATAAAACAAATCATACAACCTTTAGAAGATTCTGGTGTATTGGTGCAACGGACTGATGAAGAGGTTTGCTCTTGCCAGACCACTACAGTTCTTAAACCTGATTAATAATGGGTTTGCAAGGATGTCATTGTACGACAGAGATAGGAAGCTGACACTGCTGTGTGGTTTTGTTTTGTTTGAACTGGAATTAATACTTTTCTCTTGTTTGTGTTTGTAGCTGCTTAAAGCTTTGGATTCATTTGTTGTTGTGGAAAGAGAAGGTCAAATCATTGCTTGTGCTGCACTTTTCCCTTTCTTTGAGGAGAAATGTGCAGAGGTTGCTGCCATTGCAGTGTCTCCTGAGTGCCGTGGACAAGGACAGGGAGACAAATTGCTTGGTATGTTTATTCATTATTGGCTTCTGTactctatttttatttcttttgctACAAAGATCATAGATATTTGTGATGAGAAATGTTGAATATAAACACAATGGTGGTATAAAACTTCCTTTTGGGCACCAATTGTCTGCCGAAGTCTTCTGCAATGGTTAGAGTTCtggcatctttttttttttctttaatttttaacataACTGCAGatcttatattttcaatttagcTTAAAGAATTCAAGAGTAGGACTCATAAAGATTTTTCTCAACAAATAATTACAGCAAATTGTGGATAGAACATTGAAGATTCAGTGACATGTGGTTAAGAAAAGGGTTCAAATAATCTTATAGTTTTTACCCATTTTTGCAATGAACATTAGTAGAGAGTAGAGATTGTACCTTGGTATGTCTAGACTTTGAACACTTAACCTTTAACCATGTTAACAGCCTGGCTATTATTGGTTGGTAGAAAAAGTGTTTTTACCCATCAATCATGAATTGACCAACTACCTGGCAATGAATGTATTGGGATCTGGAAATATTTGGTAGTGGTCATATTGGAAAAGCTTGTTTGGATTTACTCCAAATTGTGATTTGCATTTTAAGATGCGTCTAATAGTAGTGTACCTATAAAAATAGTAGAGAGGACCTTTATCAGACCATAACACTtctagtcttttttttttttttctcatcaaTAATTCTTATCCTTTTACCATGCGGACTTCAAAATGTATTATGAATGGTATATTGATTTTGACCAATTGTTTGCACTTTGCAGATTACATTGAGAAGAAGGCCTCATCCCTAAATTTGGAAATGCTCTTCCTGCTGACAACCCGTACAGCAGACTGGTATGGTTTCTATGTTACATCACTTTATCTATATGTGTATACTAATCACATCAACTACTTATGAGTTAGATAAAAACATGTCAAGACAATTGGGGAGTAGTAATTGTTCTAGTAATTGTTCTTATGGCCATTACTTTGCTGAAATCTTTTTCATGACTGAGAATGCTGGGGAATGCCATATATCCTGTAGTAGTTTGTCACtatgaataatttattagtttcttCCCTTTTCTCATCAAAAGATAGGACATTTCCAGTATGATAATTCCGGTTTTTTAAAACTATTAGAAACACAAATAGAGGTGCTGTTCTATAGTAAGGGTATAATTCTGATCTTTCGTTATGGGATTAACTCTTTCTGCTGACCTTACATGTATGGTTAAAACTTCATTGTGAAGATAAGTATAACATCATTTCCTTTTAGCAGTTGGATTACGAATTCTGGACCAAGGTTCATACTAGATTTTTGAAAGGAATTAGTTATTCAAATTCAATTAGTTGCAGACTTAATCCCCTTGTTTGGAATAAGAAATTTcacaagaattcaattcaattcttttctatcaattttcttgtttagaatgaaaattttatttcttttttaacttataaaattttcatttttaaagaaaataaaattatgcatgattttataagaatttatttgaattttttttgcaAAATGAATCATTCCCAAACGAAGGGAGTATGTTTgattgaaattattaattttgctACATCGTTTTTTTAATATGGAATCGTGCATTTGATTTGAGGGATGTAGAGACCTAAATGGAAATTTGCTGCAAATTAAAGGTTGCCTTACTTCAATGCATTCTAGTTACAAATTTAAACGAGAGTAAATTAAATAGAAGCATTTTGTATTACAGGTTCAAGAGGCGTGGCTTCTCAGAATGTTCAATTGATAAGATACCAGAGAAAAGGAGGAAGAAGATCAATCTATCCCGTAATTCCAAGTATTATATGAAGAAGCTGCTACCTGACACAAGTGGAATAACTGTTAACAGGCCACTTGGTTAAGGATTTGGCATCCCACAAGGGGTTAGTGTTTATTAACTTAGTTAAaatatcttttcttttgtgtctcttagagagagagagagaggcagaATAGAGGGGGGAAAATTTTGTAACCATCTTGAATAATTTGTCGCCTAATTTATTGGGTTGATTTGAAAGTTGATCCAAGTGTAAAGAAGTTTGGTTGATGTGTCTTCCGAGTGGTATCTCCATGTGAAGTTGTTGAATGAGTACTTttcgaccaaaaaaaaaaaaaggtgttgACTAAGAATTTGAATAGATAAATTTTAAGGATTTATAACCGAAAATATAATATACAAATATGATCCAACGCATTTTCGTCGTTCACTTTCTCCACATCATGTAAATCCTGTAGTATGATCAGGCCGACGCGTGCGAAGTATTTGGTATTTTGCTCCATTAACCCCCTTCAGCAACATACAAGGTTACATCTGTGTGATGATATCAGTAGAATCctcattttcttttctgctATGTTTTGGTTAAATTCCAAATCTCAAAATTTTGtgaaatttaatcaaatttcatattttgtgtttgaataaaaaagtaaaattcgaGGCTAGGTATGCAActccataaaattaattttgactaaAAACAACACTTTCTTAAAATGAATtccataaaacttccataacAATATTTATGGAGCTTAAACGTAACATTGAAAAGCTCTCTCAAtcattaacttttaattttaaactaacttTATAGAAGACAAATTATAAAACCAAATTTCTATGTTACCATTAAATATCTAGATAATTATAAgatatttctttttttgtaatatctaaatttattaattacgctttattttattatataaatcccATATGTTGTGaaatcatataaatttattttatttttattaattcacaAACGAAACCCATACAACAATTAACGCACAAATAAAATACCAAACGCCAATGGCAACGTAGTTTGGTAGTCCAAGGCACCACATTTGTTCCGGATTTATCGGATCGagcctctcctctcctctcctctcctctcctctccacATATGGACTTTAAATTGCTACaaggttaaaaaaataaaaataaaataaaatactaaacaTGACAAACCCAAAGGGAATACTGAATAATGAACACTCCCCCTTGATCACATCCCACAGAATCATTCAAAAAGGCCTCTTTTCTCCGCCAATTTCATGATGTTAGGTTGAATAGAATTTGTAATCACAAAATCTCACCCAATAAACCAAGGACATGAAAATGACTTTATTGTACCTTAACGAGAGAAAAACTCACAGAAAATTTGCAAAAGAGCATACCTACcaattcaatttattataataaagcaATCACTTGGAACAAAGGTTTTGCCAGACAGTATATTGCAGCCACATGCTCAAAATGTGCGGTGAAAAAAATTGCAAACCATTTTGCACTTTTGTAGAACCAGGAAACCTAGTAGGTGAGATACAATCACTTGCCCTCTGTTTTGGGAAAACCCTTAAACTTGAAATTATCTGCATATGACTTGACCTGAAAGCAGAGGAAAAATAAGTTCCAAGTGATGGGAGATATAATAGTTTATATATGTAACTTTTCGTCAAGTATAAACAGAAATGTAAGTGTCGATAATATCAGTGCACATGCATCAATTTAGGCATCAAATTAACTATCTGGAACAAAGATTCTTCAAGCACTCGGTATAATTCCTCAACTTTCAAAGTGATGCATCCCTTTCTGAACATTTTTCACAACACAACATTTAGCAGGACTTTAGATCTGTAAGACATCCCGATTACATTGGAGCATATAATTTTACATCCTAGTAGCTTACATGGAATTTAAGTAACATAGTCCACTACTATCGACCCAACAAATTAACAGACAAATAAGGCATGGGTAGAGGACACCAACAAAAGGTCAAAAGCTTCCCATATCCTCCAAGAATGCGTTATTTTATCAAAGACGCCAAAAATGGTTGAAAAATCAATTGAGCATGTTGTTTCATTCTTTTTGGTTTGTAGACTTATGAGGAACAGGAAACTACATCCATATCGAACCAAAACTGTTTAAAACTTTAAGATGATTATTCAACTTGCTCCAACCTAGACTATAACCCCAAATAAATAAGCTATGATCATAAATATGGAAATATGCAATTAcacattaaataaaaatagcaAGAGGAATCTCAAACCTTTAATAGCGGTGTGTGATGCTTTCTGACCTGCAAATGATTTTAAGAATTACCATCAAAAGCAAGTTAATGGAAACACGTATTTGTGCAAGatggaagaagaggaaaagataaAGGGTGAAATAATGCAAATGTCTACTACCACCACATCAAGAAGAATAAATCTGAATATAATCAACTGGCTTTTTCATCTAATGATGAAGGGAATTTAAAATCACACTAAACATCAACTGCCTATTATAACATAAAATCTAATCAGAACCTCATTCAGAATTTCACAATGCTTTTACCAAAATTGTAAAAATTTCAagggtaaaaaaataaaaagctaggaaaataaaaagttttaagtatTGTTCAAGAGACAAAGATGAAaattatgcctctttccatgAGGAAGAGGTCTCTCAGAACATTACAAAGggacatcaacatcataattgCATCTCAAGTTGTCTTCATCCCAAGTTCCTAACTAGCAATAATGAGTCTTAATTTGggatatggaaaaaaaaaacaaaagaaacaaCCAGAAGAAAGACGACTAGTAAAATCATTAAGAAGCATGATAGAACACAATtccattattaaaaaaaaaaaaagaattactgGACCGCAGAGAACCATAATGGACAAAAAGGCATCCCAAAAAACCTGTTTCAGTTTGTAAATATTGAGGGGGAAAAAGGAATTAATGCTCACCACATACTCCCAACCATGTCGCTCGGCAAATGACTTTGCAGCTTCTTCACTATCAAAACCGAGTGCAGCATCACCAACATTGGCATATGGATCCCCTGTGGATGTCCAACCCATCAATGGATTTTCCCACCTGCATAAATATTAATCAGAGATGGGTAAAACGGTTAATCAAGTGTCCAGGGTAGCAAGTTCCCTAAAATATTTGACCACTTGGAAATTCTATAATCCCTCACATCAAAAAAAGGGTGCATAATCTGAAGGATTGCTGGGAAAAGTACTTGAAAATTAATGATGTCTGCAGATGGTAAAGGAAGTACTTGGTATTGCAAAATACAGGATACTCAATAGTCATATGataagaagaaaaaataatGCCTCAGGATTTCAAAAACAAAGCTTGGGTGCTCCATCGACTTTCAAAAGATATATTTCTTTGTTTTCCTTAGCAAAAACATGGGAATTGTCAGCATCTTCAAGCATCACTGGAAAAGGATCATTATTCAGCAAACTTAATGGttcacaaacatgcatagccaTTGGAAACATTTGAAAAATCATAGGGTTCCACAGAAAATATAGACAAAAGGATGAAGAAAATTCACGGAAGAGCTAAATAAGCCAAAAAGAGAACATACTTTTGCGTTGACATAAAATTGATTTTCCACCTTCCAACTTTTCCAGATCCTTGTTGCGTTGCAGTTCTAGCTGGTGAGTAAATTACCACCTGTGATCAACATCAGAACTAAAATGCTAATGAAATCAACAAAGGAAGCAGAAAGCATGAATAAAAGAGCGATACAAATCCGGCGTGAAAGATGAAGAACAGTGCAGAGTGGACCTCAATGTTCATGAACTCCATGGCAACAGATTTAGATTATGTGAAAGATAAAGGGCAAATGACATACTGTCAAAATCATTAAAGAAATAGCTTGCCCAAAATCAAACAAATCTGTTCTAGACCTTACCTGAAGTATTTTCTAAGGGCTACCTAACTCTGTGTGTAACAGGGAAACATCATAATCCACACTTCTTACTATAACACTCGGAGAATCAATATTCGCAATGGATTGAAAAGAA
Coding sequences within it:
- the LOC110630573 gene encoding NADH dehydrogenase [ubiquinone] iron-sulfur protein 4, mitochondrial translates to MARSLYRVWNHGRYLGTLSRPFSATTDALVETQVKPGEIGMVSGIPDEHLRRRVVIYSPARTATQQGSGKVGRWKINFMSTQKWENPLMGWTSTGDPYANVGDAALGFDSEEAAKSFAERHGWEYVVRKHHTPLLKVKSYADNFKFKGFPKTEGK